A DNA window from Undibacterium sp. YM2 contains the following coding sequences:
- a CDS encoding MBL fold metallo-hydrolase: MHTSHHLRQILTAAGICILFSGSHVMAKDMSPAFAVTLDMQGTRYASHQAATPQHAQQEIKLRQQVILQKDGQFRSVSESVWPGNIRFQFLTTGNKDGAAAIDLLKWRQGIEIAREDATEARKEYADLLFLSPALLLQQASAMMPAESTDMGNEKYQQLNFQDAAGRPASMMLERSSGQVLSAKSAALTYEYANYSRVKDYAQPAQITVKNAGKLVLQWKISTEVAEHVDAHTFDLPAGYVEKQDKGALRATMIAPGTYRVDGSESGYHTAFSVGSHSVAIYDAPVSAAEAAKVKALIEQTAPGRKLDYLVLSHSHRDHIAGAPSYIQDGLHILAGKDGRLAIERQLGQTVASKVQEVTSVLDIDLGGRSIHIHPIASSHASDMLVAYDKSTQTLFQGDLFYLPEIGPIPPVFDVGLELESLITQHQLQVQQLVGVHGRSGTFTEFKKALELRMTEKPAAEKN; this comes from the coding sequence ATGCATACATCGCACCACTTGCGGCAAATACTGACTGCTGCCGGTATCTGTATTTTATTTTCTGGCAGCCACGTCATGGCGAAGGACATGTCTCCTGCTTTTGCAGTCACCCTGGACATGCAGGGAACGCGCTATGCATCGCATCAGGCTGCCACACCACAACATGCACAACAGGAAATCAAACTCAGACAACAAGTGATATTACAAAAAGACGGACAGTTTCGCTCTGTCAGTGAATCTGTGTGGCCAGGCAATATACGCTTTCAATTTCTGACGACTGGCAACAAGGACGGTGCCGCGGCCATCGATTTGCTGAAATGGCGACAAGGCATAGAGATAGCACGGGAAGATGCTACCGAGGCCCGCAAGGAATATGCCGACCTGCTATTTCTGAGCCCGGCATTGTTGCTGCAACAGGCCAGCGCGATGATGCCTGCGGAATCTACTGATATGGGTAACGAAAAATATCAGCAACTGAATTTCCAGGATGCTGCAGGCCGCCCTGCCAGCATGATGCTTGAGCGCAGCAGTGGTCAGGTGCTGAGTGCAAAGAGCGCGGCCTTGACTTATGAGTATGCCAACTACAGCAGGGTAAAAGACTACGCGCAGCCCGCGCAGATCACCGTCAAGAATGCAGGAAAATTAGTCCTGCAATGGAAGATCAGCACCGAAGTGGCCGAACACGTCGATGCCCATACCTTTGACTTGCCTGCTGGTTATGTAGAAAAACAGGACAAGGGTGCGCTGCGTGCCACCATGATAGCACCTGGCACTTACCGGGTTGATGGTAGTGAGTCTGGCTATCACACGGCTTTCTCGGTCGGTTCGCATAGCGTGGCAATCTATGATGCGCCTGTCAGTGCAGCAGAAGCAGCCAAAGTCAAAGCATTGATAGAACAGACAGCCCCTGGCCGCAAGCTGGACTACCTAGTGCTGTCACACAGCCACCGCGACCACATAGCCGGTGCGCCATCCTATATACAGGATGGCCTGCATATCCTTGCAGGCAAGGATGGCCGCCTGGCCATAGAAAGGCAACTGGGCCAGACAGTCGCCAGCAAGGTGCAGGAAGTCACCAGTGTGCTTGATATTGACCTCGGTGGCCGTAGCATACACATTCATCCCATCGCCAGCAGCCATGCATCTGACATGCTGGTAGCTTATGACAAAAGCACCCAGACCCTGTTTCAGGGTGACCTGTTTTACCTGCCTGAAATCGGCCCCATCCCACCGGTGTTTGATGTAGGCCTGGAGCTGGAGAGCCTGATCACACAACATCAGTTGCAAGTCCAGCAACTGGTTGGCGTACATGGCCGTAGCGGTACTTTCACAGAATTTAAAAAGGCACTGGAATTGAGGATGACAGAAAAGCCAGCTGCTGAAAAAAACTGA
- a CDS encoding DUF6600 domain-containing protein, producing the protein MSAHTRTHNKPLLKIAALAVAGLFYLGSAQAQDEPPGRVARVSYSYGNVSFADAGSNSWSSLVQNRPISTGDSLQVPYAGRAEMHVGPNALRLTENTRMSFSLLDDDNTQIDLNQGSMVIRVRELSNRENFDIRTPNLVFSLQEPGEYRINVNDDNTTTVLVRRGTAVARGERDTVTIRQGEQSRFSGSNLQHTMIGYVPPPDTFDLWAADRDRAEENVETVRYVSREVIGYEQLDQYGSWETTSDYGAVWYPRQVSVTWAPYRDGSWVWVAPWGWTWVDRAPWGFAPYHYGRWAYVGTRWAWVPGPRQHHIRPVYAPALVAFVGGNTYINNYYGSKPGSHPSVAWFPLGPGEVYKPGYAHSNQYIQRLNQNMVVNSTITNARFVNQGVRNAVTIVPTNTFVRGEHVLPVSRNPVAAVQNRQAPVVVTEAPNITPVSNNRFGEARQGNLRNGEQFRQRNLDMPPARNAGTITNLNPNEARPVNRPAEINGNPRGQNNAVVTPNAQPNTVSGIISNAVNTPPANGNSLAPANNPSNQGVGNMNRSPETQGNAPRIYGNGAPNNVNQGNNVYQRPQLNNPSANQPAATVNVQPGNNVAPNVAPPVNVISNPPVRSPAANAPVNNVIMGTPNPVNQTRPAENNDRSSRYGNGINNNQQQEIRVERQPERIDRGNERPVERVRERPVPVAPVERPVERPVERQAPQPMIQPAPQQAPRIEQRMEPRMEQRQAPAPAIVHTPAPAPVAAPAPAPRAAPAPAPAPAPRAEPAKEKDDARNAKMRGLSER; encoded by the coding sequence ATGTCAGCACATACTCGTACGCATAACAAGCCTTTACTGAAAATTGCCGCCCTGGCAGTGGCAGGCCTGTTTTATTTAGGCTCGGCCCAGGCTCAGGATGAGCCGCCGGGGCGCGTCGCCAGGGTCAGTTACTCCTACGGTAATGTCAGTTTTGCCGATGCGGGCAGCAATAGCTGGAGCTCACTGGTACAAAACCGCCCCATCTCTACCGGCGACAGCCTGCAAGTGCCCTATGCGGGCAGGGCAGAAATGCATGTGGGGCCAAATGCCTTGCGCCTGACAGAAAATACACGCATGAGTTTCAGCCTGCTGGATGACGACAACACCCAAATCGACCTGAACCAGGGCAGCATGGTGATACGTGTGCGCGAACTCAGCAACCGCGAAAATTTTGACATACGCACGCCCAACCTGGTGTTCTCGCTGCAAGAGCCAGGTGAATACCGTATCAATGTTAACGACGACAATACCACCACTGTACTGGTCAGGCGTGGTACCGCTGTTGCCCGTGGCGAGCGTGATACCGTCACCATCAGACAAGGTGAACAATCGCGTTTTTCTGGCAGCAACCTGCAGCACACGATGATAGGCTACGTACCGCCGCCCGATACTTTTGATTTATGGGCTGCTGACCGCGACCGTGCAGAAGAGAACGTGGAAACCGTGCGCTATGTCTCGCGCGAAGTCATAGGCTATGAACAGCTTGATCAATATGGTTCATGGGAAACCACCAGCGACTATGGCGCAGTCTGGTACCCGCGCCAGGTCAGCGTGACTTGGGCCCCCTATCGCGATGGTAGCTGGGTCTGGGTTGCGCCCTGGGGCTGGACCTGGGTAGATCGTGCCCCATGGGGATTTGCGCCTTATCATTATGGCCGCTGGGCTTATGTAGGTACACGCTGGGCCTGGGTGCCCGGACCGCGCCAGCATCATATCCGTCCGGTATATGCACCGGCGCTGGTAGCTTTTGTCGGCGGCAACACTTACATCAATAATTATTATGGCTCCAAGCCGGGTTCACATCCTTCGGTTGCCTGGTTCCCGCTGGGGCCTGGTGAAGTCTATAAACCAGGTTACGCTCATAGTAACCAATACATACAACGCCTGAATCAAAACATGGTGGTCAACAGCACGATCACGAATGCCCGCTTTGTGAACCAGGGCGTGCGTAATGCCGTGACCATCGTACCCACCAATACCTTTGTACGCGGTGAGCATGTATTGCCAGTCTCCAGGAATCCTGTTGCAGCAGTACAAAACCGCCAGGCACCGGTAGTAGTCACCGAGGCACCGAATATCACGCCGGTCAGTAATAACCGTTTTGGCGAAGCACGTCAGGGTAACTTGCGTAACGGTGAGCAATTCAGGCAAAGAAATCTGGACATGCCACCCGCACGCAATGCTGGCACCATCACCAACCTGAACCCGAATGAAGCCAGGCCAGTAAACCGCCCGGCAGAAATCAATGGCAACCCACGTGGACAAAATAATGCAGTCGTAACACCGAATGCACAGCCAAATACGGTGTCGGGCATTATTTCAAATGCAGTCAATACGCCACCTGCCAACGGTAATAGTCTTGCCCCTGCGAATAACCCATCCAATCAGGGCGTGGGTAATATGAACCGCAGCCCGGAAACACAGGGTAACGCGCCCCGCATCTATGGCAATGGTGCGCCTAACAACGTCAACCAGGGCAACAATGTCTATCAGCGTCCGCAACTGAATAATCCATCAGCTAATCAACCAGCGGCAACAGTCAATGTGCAGCCAGGTAATAATGTCGCTCCGAATGTAGCGCCCCCGGTTAATGTTATCAGCAATCCGCCTGTGCGCTCGCCTGCCGCGAATGCGCCGGTCAATAATGTCATCATGGGCACACCCAATCCCGTGAACCAGACCAGGCCAGCCGAAAACAATGACAGGTCATCCAGATATGGCAATGGCATCAACAATAATCAGCAACAGGAAATACGTGTGGAACGCCAGCCAGAGCGTATAGACCGCGGCAATGAAAGGCCAGTTGAACGAGTCAGGGAAAGACCAGTGCCAGTCGCACCGGTAGAGCGGCCTGTGGAAAGACCGGTAGAAAGACAGGCACCTCAACCCATGATACAGCCAGCACCACAGCAGGCTCCACGCATAGAACAGAGGATGGAGCCAAGAATGGAACAGAGACAGGCTCCGGCACCGGCGATAGTGCATACACCGGCTCCCGCTCCAGTAGCAGCCCCGGCTCCAGCGCCACGGGCTGCCCCGGCACCCGCGCCTGCTCCGGCACCAAGGGCAGAACCTGCAAAAGAAAAGGATGATGCACGCAATGCGAAAATGCGTGGTTTGAGCGAACGCTAG
- a CDS encoding alpha/beta fold hydrolase, giving the protein MNMNINQARSSQTYWHCYHDPALLARVLAVVQTRHLQSTGVELHIDLYQQDDKASPVLILNHGGGGYGGLFIGLALAFYEQGYTVVVPDQKGQGRSGGAMGDFALAEAVQNIVDVANWARTEFSGPLYLCGGSIGGGLTYAAAAVLAKQGRPPVAAVCLNLYDFGDPVTGLAFTRFAGLAKLPGLARMCKAMGGLLAKIVPRMRLPYRPLARFENMVDERDLATGFYAKWQADPLTLRTVTARYFASMLATPFVISLEANTDVPVLVINQKRDKMVNPQLTLNCYQRLAGNKSYAEIDWGHFSLQTEFNKELLALGQQWLSTIPLNHGSTLY; this is encoded by the coding sequence ATGAATATGAATATCAATCAGGCACGCTCCAGCCAGACTTACTGGCACTGCTATCACGACCCTGCTCTGTTGGCACGCGTGCTGGCCGTGGTGCAAACCCGCCATCTGCAATCTACGGGGGTGGAGTTGCACATAGACCTGTACCAGCAAGATGACAAAGCCTCCCCTGTACTCATACTGAATCACGGTGGCGGTGGCTATGGCGGTTTGTTTATTGGCCTGGCCCTGGCTTTTTATGAGCAGGGTTATACCGTCGTCGTACCAGACCAGAAAGGCCAGGGCCGCTCTGGTGGCGCGATGGGAGACTTTGCCTTGGCAGAAGCCGTGCAAAACATCGTCGATGTAGCAAACTGGGCCAGAACAGAGTTTAGCGGCCCGCTCTACCTTTGTGGCGGCAGCATAGGTGGTGGCCTGACCTACGCCGCCGCTGCCGTGCTGGCAAAACAGGGCAGGCCACCGGTCGCGGCGGTTTGCCTGAACCTGTATGACTTTGGCGACCCGGTCACTGGCCTCGCATTTACCCGCTTTGCAGGTCTGGCAAAACTCCCCGGTCTTGCCAGGATGTGCAAGGCAATGGGTGGCCTGCTGGCAAAAATCGTACCTCGCATGCGCCTGCCCTACCGCCCGCTCGCACGCTTTGAAAACATGGTCGATGAACGCGACCTGGCAACAGGCTTTTACGCCAAATGGCAGGCTGATCCGCTGACTCTGCGTACAGTGACGGCGCGCTATTTCGCCAGCATGCTGGCGACACCCTTTGTGATATCACTGGAAGCCAATACTGATGTTCCTGTGCTGGTCATCAACCAGAAACGTGACAAGATGGTCAATCCGCAATTGACACTGAATTGCTACCAGCGGCTGGCTGGTAACAAAAGTTATGCAGAAATAGACTGGGGGCATTTCTCTTTGCAAACAGAGTTTAACAAGGAATTACTGGCACTTGGACAACAATGGCTGAGCACAATCCCCCTCAATCATGGGTCAACCCTGTATTAA
- a CDS encoding TetR/AcrR family transcriptional regulator, with amino-acid sequence MSKSRGQPLTQPLKQPSQQRSRVTVHAILEAAIHIFDEFGYAAGTTSRIASRAGVSIGSLYQYFPNKDSILTALAEQHLAEGLALSMRLLETLRTTTQSLEPVLHDIVGHMIALHEHNPGLHRLLYEEGLLPAQLRQTAKQAEQFLIAEVARCLSLRPDVAAVADRQMQAYFVVHAIEHFTHRLVIDQAPVEFQLRGKSELVGMLQRYLQA; translated from the coding sequence ATGAGTAAATCACGTGGTCAGCCTCTCACCCAGCCTTTAAAACAGCCTTCCCAGCAGCGTTCCAGGGTCACGGTGCACGCCATACTGGAAGCAGCTATTCATATTTTTGATGAATTTGGCTATGCCGCAGGCACGACTTCACGTATCGCCAGCCGCGCCGGCGTGTCGATAGGTTCACTCTACCAATACTTCCCGAACAAGGATTCGATATTGACTGCATTGGCAGAGCAGCATCTGGCCGAGGGATTGGCTCTCAGCATGCGCCTGCTGGAAACCTTGCGCACCACGACGCAGTCACTTGAGCCAGTGTTGCATGACATCGTCGGCCACATGATTGCCCTGCATGAGCACAATCCAGGTTTGCACAGATTGCTGTATGAAGAAGGCTTGCTACCCGCGCAATTGCGGCAGACCGCGAAGCAGGCAGAACAGTTTTTGATAGCAGAAGTGGCACGCTGCCTGAGTTTGCGTCCTGACGTTGCAGCAGTTGCTGACCGCCAGATGCAGGCTTATTTTGTCGTGCACGCGATAGAACATTTCACGCACAGGCTGGTGATAGACCAGGCACCGGTGGAGTTTCAGTTACGGGGAAAGAGTGAATTGGTCGGTATGTTGCAAAGGTATTTGCAGGCATAG